The DNA region TCCGCAGTAGAGAAATCTGGATCCCCTTCACACCACAACAGCATATGAAGATGCGGACTGCCCCTGTTCTGAAATTCAATGCGGTACCAGTAGTCCTGAACAGGTCCCCCCAAGCAGgtattatttcttaaataacGCAGTAGAGCATTTACTCTTACACTAAACTGCCGTGCCACCACTACTGGATACTTTTGCACCAAAAATAGGCGTTCTGGAAATGAAACTCTCAGAGTCATGCAAAGCCCCACCGTCAGCAATAAGTAACACTTTGATCATGTCTGGCCAATTCAAACCATTACAAGAGAATGTCATAAACCAAGGAGCTCCAAGGGACATAACCATAGCAATTAACTCTGAGCAACACCGCCTCCAATAGGCAGTGGAACTACTTATGTTTCTCATCGTTAAATGCATGTTCTCTACTAATCCTTGAGGTGTTCTTTCCCCGTACCCTTGTCGCATTCTACAAGATACAGAAACGCTGGATTTGGCACGAAAGTATTCTACAACAGACAACGCAAAAAAAAGATAGTCGTTTCTTTGGAATCGTTTTTCCGAACTCATTATTCTTGCTTGGAAGTAATCCAAAGGTGTAATGGGAACATCTTTGTCTTCTCCAAAGCCGTTCTTTTCATCAGGAAACAAGAAATACCAACCCAATTCCTCTTCGCTCCCGCTCTAAATTTAGAGGAGGAACGGTTTTGCGGGTGATTTCTGCCAATCTCACTTCAGTCCCAATATCATGTTCATTAACAGAAATCACGTTACTTAAAGGGACCCCTTCATCAATAGTATGAAGCATACTAGAAGTATACACATAACGGGTCTCTGTGTTGTTGGTTTCGCTGTGACCTTGAGGTAAGATAGTGTTTAGACTTGGATAACTAGACAGCGGCATATTCTCTTGGAAAGTTTGGTCCGAGCCCTCAGTAATTGGCTGTTTGATTGGTTGATTTTCCAACAGTTCTTTTAACCAAAGCAGGATATGTGCGTGAGGTAAACCGCGTTTTTGCCATTCAATACTATACATATAACACAATATTTCTCCAAAAATGTCATCTTTGGTGGGTAGAtctatcattaattttaatttcaaatgaaaaaCTCTTGCGATGATATCATGGCGGTCATGCGGTGCCTGACCCTCAAGAAGCTCCCGAGTGATTTCATCCCACTTAGGATTGGTAGTTACTTACGTTACATAATTGTAGCGTCTGATGTTGTGGCCATCAGTGGCCACCAGTAAAAAGGGTTTTACAAGATTTGCAAGCTTGTGTAAgctatatgatttttttttggaacagATAGTTAGATGATTTctgtaaatatatgtatgtccCATCGCAAATAATTATGGGGTTATTTTCTGCTGTTCCAAAAAGACCCTGTGGGATTAAAAGGTTTCTACTGGACAGGCTTGTTCGAGGAATATGATTTACACCTAAATGTATAGGTAAATAATATTCGTTCAAGCAGTGACGTGCCTTTTTCATGTAACTGCATGCTACCGATTTATTCCCAGTTCTTATTTTCATGAGGTACAATCCTAAAGCTGTTTTAGgttttttacatatatttgaCAATTCACTTGTAATACAGCCTGTCCAATAACGACAAATATGGTTGTTCATATTTTCAACCAataatttttactgttttttttcttaataaatctaGCATTTCTACTATATGAGTTTGAGCAAGCTGCGTTGTAAACTGATATTCAGTCAACAGTTCCCAATTATATACACTTGCATGTTCTTCCCATACTCGGGCATTAGGTGAGACATACAATTTGTAGTCCATTAATATTTGTTGCTTAATGTAAATAGGAACTCTTAGACGTTCCGAGTTTGTACAATCGGGAACAAAACAAAGGTTAGATGAATTTGGAGTTCGATTGTAACCTGCTAGATCAACAAACAGTGCATTGGTTTGCTCTGTTTGAAGTTTCTGGCTGGTACTCTCCATCCTAATAATAGTGTCCTGGGCCTCACTGAACCTGggcattttcaatttaaatggcGCAAGCTGTTTTCGTGTTGTCCCATGAAAACAAATAATGATAGTTGaacatattttgaaaactaTCGGAAAAGCTTTGTAATAAACACAATTAGAATTCTTAATATattcaataagatttttatttatcaataaatataaggttttatattttttatattaatttgaagTGAAGCAAAACCTTAATTTGAAGCTGTCCCAAGATCAGTTTTCCCGCATttaatagatattaaaaaaatatatgtcccACAATAAGTTTTGCGATGTTTTAATTCAATTGTGTTAAAGTTATCCttacaaataaactaagtataaaCAATAGCTATAATAGCAAAATAGTAAGATAATTGCATAAAATCGTTGTCCCATAATATAAACATTACAGGACAAGTCTAGATAGTAACGTTCTTTTCCTACCAATTCACccatttatcatttattttttattttaatggcaaCCTCAAGCCCAAAATCTACGGAACAAATGCCGCCATTTTAAATTTAGTCGCAATAAAGGTGAATTGGTGGCCGCACGTGTGCGTAACGAAAATTTTATCCAAAGAATTTGTCTCGGTAAGTAAcgtgtttttacataaaactatttatctggttgttaattattttggagCAGTAATACCTTGAAGTTTAGtgaggccttttatgtactattTAGAAgcttaaaagttatattttttgagtaatacacatttgttttaaaagtgaacTACTTGCGTAACGTCCTTTTCGTAACCGTTACTATTGGGTGGACAAAAACGTTACGAAAAGGACAAGTAAAGCTTACTGCACACTGTGAGTACCTAGAAGgtataaaattttgagtttacAGGCCACCTGATTTTAAGTGATATTGTCTGTTCCTATTACCTGGTTACCCATACCTACTTTAAATGTTCATGTAGGTTGTGAGCGGTTCTCATTCACTGGTCTACAAGTTTTTTTCCATATAAACCAAGTAAAAATCCCATATAATTGGAAATACTCAATATATTTGGATAAAAACTTGTTAACTTCAAATCGCAATATCTCAgtgaaaaaaaatgatatttgagCAAACTCAACGCcatttgaaagaaaaagacTTGTTCTCTGAGACCCCTGGAATACTTTTTCAGGTTAAATAAAAACTCGCCGGTTTACATAGGCATACATTAAAATGGTTAAAACAGTGTTTTACGCACTTTTAGGTCAGAATATCTCAAAATCCCGAGCTAACAGAACAATTCTGAAGCCAAATTTGGATTCAGCGCACTGAAAACTTCCTAAAAAGTGAAGTCTCATTTCTGTGGCTGGAAGTTGGTCTAATTTTGTTGACCAGGTCTTACGGCCGTTCCGAATAATCTATGTCCTATCTTTTGTcttgcttactaaagatagaaTTTTGTCAAAAGCTCCATAtaaataactagccgttttcccgcggtttcacccgcgtcccgtgggagctactgcccgcaccgggataaaatatagcctatgttactcgcagataatgtagctttctaatggtgaaagaatatttttaaatcggtctagtagtttttgagtttatccattacaaccaaacaaacaaacaaagttttcctctttataatattagtatagatgtcaacagatagatagaatattgggaatggcCGTTAGTCCGCATGATTGTCGGTTATATTATAAATCGGTCAGATACAAAATACTCGATCATTACGTATTTCAGtgtaaaacttaaacatacaaaatttcagTGATATAGCCATGAAATTTAGTAAGacagatatatatatatattgtaacattttaatataggtaagtattgaTTTAGTTTAGTTTCATAGTATctcaacaacatttttttataactttacaGGTCGTGGCGTAGATCACTTCCCAAAATGGTTATATTCTTTAACATAGATAAATTTTTGGAGAAGAAAGATTTACAGATATGTGTACAGAACAATTTTACCTGGCCCTGGGCGCAGACTCATTTTATACTATTAGAAACTTGTTAtggctgtaaaaataaaactgaggAGAATTTGCCACTACATTTTATATTGGCTATGACTAAAGAAGACGTTAAAATATTGTCAGCAGCTACTTTTTTTTGGTGTCAAACGTGCCATTTTTCTGTATATGATCACTTCCCGTCCGATGAATGTGATCATTGTAATGAATGATCCATATTAGTAACCTGTAAAATAGTCTACCCACTTACGAAACTTGAACTTaatctaattatttttaactaaaaaacttACTTTAATAATGGATGTACAAAATTTATGAACGAGTTATATAAAATCGTACAGTTCGTGAATGTCTCACAAAGTTAACCCACGTTTGTCATGATTGCATGATGATGAGAACCGCTCACGTGATGATGACAATACTTATCACACTATGTGTTCAAATtagttatatattatttttaggtaaacATGGCACTAACACCTGCTGAAAGAGCTCAAAGGTACCGAGACAAACTTAAAAACTTACCGGAGAAGGCCGCAGAAGTGAGAAAGAAACAATTAGCTCGACTAAAAGCCAAACGGATAAAAATATCTGAAATGACAGAAGAAGAAAAGACCAAATGCCGTAAACagtggaaagaaaataaaagaaagcaaAGAGCAAGGAAATCTAATAATGCAAACCGGTGTGAAGGAACTTTGAAAGACGAAGCCACAGTTTCgcagaaaaaacaaaacacggacAAGGATAAGCGGACTATAAGAAATCTTAAATCTCTTAAAAAAACCATCAAGCAAGGACTTAATAAAATTGCACAGCTGactaaaattacagaaaaacaaagaaaacaatattatcGCCTACGATTATCTTCGTCAAAGATAATTGAAAGACAGAAAAAACtaattgataaatttaaagCCAGAGAAGAAGTTCTCGAAGCCACACTGCGCcggacttataaaaattgtgaGAAAAGAATAGAAAAACAAGTATTGAAAAGACTAATAAGAAACTCTAAATACGGAAATAAGACATATGTCGCCAAATTAATTGGCCTTCAAAGAACAGCTcgaaataaacagaaaaaaaatagggtaacgTGTTGCACAGAAATTGAAGAGTTTTGGTTAAGAGACGATGTCACCATAGCAACGGCAGGAAAAAAAGAATGCAGGTCTCGTGGTAACGAAAAACACCAAATAAGATACACAACCGATacattacaaaatttatttaaaaaatataaagaactaGGTGGTAAATACGGTATAACGTCGTTGTGGAAATACAAACCCTATTACGTCCTTTACCCGGGATTAAAATCAAGAAACACTTGTTTATGTATCAAACATGcgaatattgaattaaaattcaaaGCTTTACAGCTATACGGAccattaaaacaaatatctttGGAGGAAGTTTTGGATCAAGTTACTTGTAACCGTCAGTCATATTTTTGTGCGACAAATAGATGTACTCGgtgcaaaaattacaaaatacaatataatgACAGTGACAATGATGACCGTAAAAATGCCACCTGGTGGCAATGGGAACGTGTTGACCACGAATTTGTAAAGAAGGAAGGGAACGAATCCAAAATTATCAAGACAAAAAAGACAGTAAAGTCGTTAAAAACAACATCAATCGCTGAACTAAAATGTGCATTTGATTCCGatattattaaattcaaaaaacatgtttttgttatgaagcatcaatacaaacaatatcaaatgattattaataatttaagcgAGAAAGAAGCTGTGATTATTTGTGACTTCAGTGAAAACTATGATTGCAAAATGAGAGAAGAAGTTCAAGCTCTTCACTTTGGATCATCCAAAAACCAAGTGTCTCTACATACCGGGGCTATTTTTTGGAAAGACATTATGCAATCGTTTTGTACAATATCCGAAAATACAAGCCATAGACCAGAAAATATATGGACACATTTAAATCCCATCCttcaggaaataaaaaaaatgactcCTAATGTCAACATTTTACACTTTTTTTCCGATGGCCCCACCTCACAGTACCGTCAAAAGGGAAATTTTCACTTATTGAATATTCTTCCCAAAGAAATGGAGTTTGAATACTGCACCTGGTCGTTTTCAGAGAGTGGTCATGGCAAAAGTATTGCGGACGGCATAGGTGGAGCTGTCAAACGAACCTTGGACAGACACGTTTCATACGGAGTCGATGCAAAAGATGCAACAcaaatatattacattttaagAGAACactttaaaacaacaaaaatgtatCTTGTAGATGACAGTCAAATTGAAAACTATATTTCCAAaattcaaaacttaaaaaccttGTCTGGCACGTTAAACTTACATCAAGTAATTACAAGTGAAAAGAACGAGATTAAATATAGAGAATTGAGCTGTTTTTGTGGCGATGTTAAAGGAATGTGTTTGTGTCATTCCCCACAATCTCATCTACTGAAAATGACTGATCAATCATTTTCAGTAGATGAGATTGTGGGGaatgatcaatttgtcagtaaTCATTTCCAAATTGATCAAAATTGTATTGTTGACGAAATCAGTGTTGAGGAGTCTATTGTGATACCCGTTGAAATGGCAAAATCCGGCAGTCCATCACCGCCTACTGAATATATAGATTTGACGTCCGGTACAGATAATTCATCATTTTTATGTCTCGAATCACTcaagccattaaaaaaaaaatccgatgaaaataaatataatgctgAAACAAAAACCTCAATAAACGTCAAGCGAGTTCTGTGTTGTACTGCATGTCATACTACTGGACAATTGGCTAAGTGTATTATCTGCATGTTATGGTATTGTTCCTCATGTGCTGGTGGTCAGCTCCAAATTGACTTTATTTGTGATCCTTGTTTGTCGTTCAATTTTTAGCTTTATGTacctaccattttttttttatatccctCGTTGATTTGTGTAAAATAATATGTCGACGAATAAGGACTTACTCAGTAGTTGAAACTGAAAAATCTTCCACAAGATGTTTATTTTCGTTTCCTGAAAAAGAAGTTTGCTAGAAGATTGTTCCGTTATTATAAGTACTATATAGGACGTACCTAAGGGTTTACATCTTGTACAGTATTTATGAATTTGAAGCTGGCCACCAGCCTACGAGAATTGCTTTTCGTACATTGAAGTTCAGCTCCAAATTGacttttgatttgtttttgtttctaggTTTATGTTTtacactaattttaataaagaaaattgataatttaatgTTAAGGTAAGACTGAATGAAGGCTGATTAAACTAAGTAGGTTTTCAAATTATAATGCGAGGCATTTTTAGaggtttaatttttgtttaattcagTTGTAAACAGCtgaatttgattaaaattttttgatttgttttaaagtaagattTCGACCCTTTCCGGGCTACATTTTACAAGGTCGTTTAAAAGATCAAATAGCCCGAAAACCGGCGACGTTAatgtgaatttttaatttagtataaAATTTTAGAATTTGAAGAAGGTCACCAGCGTATGAGCATTTCTTCTCATACATTGGTGTTCAACTCCAAATCGACCATAGTTGTAGTTCTTGTTTGTTAGTTTTATGTGCCGATCTGCTCAAAcggcaataaaaaatattaatttgatattaAAGTAAGACTGATTAAAATTAAGTAGGTTTTCAGAAACAAATTATAACCTGAGGCATtggtagaatattttttattttttaaacagctGATTTAGTAAAGAGTTTatcagaaaaaaatgttttttttttttacttttgaatgGTATGCTGTGGACTACTCTTAACAATTCCAAATCGTAACACTTAATGTCTATTTAGTAACGGTCCCtaaatttttttcttgtttttcttcaCAGCAGTTGAATTATTACTAATTATGATGTaacttattatgtttttaataaataaaacatattgcaAATAATTTCTTGTTAACATTTTATCATTAGctcatcatttaaataattaaaacttaaaatgaaACCTAAGTTTGGATTCTTTTGTTACTTAatggacatttttttttaatttttacaaaatgtGGTTATTTTAACACgatcaaaattttcttttttaatctaTTGAACACGGGTAAAAATCACTAGTCTATTTTTCTCATGTCGTCTTGTCAGTTTAAGTTTtatctagttttattttttgtgactattAGGACAAAATTTTCATTACTCTCCTTATAAAAATACGATTAacgtaataattatgtatttaaacaaGAAACTTTTAGctaatttatgtaattaataacaTTATCTATAAAGAATCATCAATTTCAAACCCGAAAAGAAACCTAAATTTTTAAAAGTGGTTTTCGAAACCTGCGCCGTTTATAGTGAATTTGCCCACCTACACTTCAGTTCAGCGTTGTGTTTGAGAGTTGTGTCAAACTCATCGCTGCACCGGTCAAACTGGTCAACAATGTGTTGGAGCTTATCCCGTTCTTCTGTGATGTTTACTAATTGACAGTGCAGTTCTGCCATCTCACTCTTTAGTTTACTATTATtgcttaaaatattaagtacttccTTCTCATTGTCATCCTGTACCCTCTGTAGAACCCCACACAAATCCTTATATTTATTAAGTTCCACTAGTGTTTGTTCAAGTTTAGCTTCCTCCAAACGTGCAGTGGCTTTCCTGGTCATTATTCTTTCCATTTTgcacagaaaaaaaacaataactcaGGTAGATGTTTATGAAAGTGTTTAAGTTTGTGTGAGAAACTATTTTCTAGGCACTATTTTGAGGATAATTATTCTCCCCAGTAATCACTGACGAAGATTTATAAGATAATTAAGTTGAAAAAAGATAGTACTTACAGGATTTCACGATGACAATGCACTTGAAttcaaaaactttcaaagatcGTTATACCACAGTTATACCAAGTTTCGAACTTTGACAGGTCGAGATTTGGTTATATTTACACAGTAAAAAcacaaagtatataaaaaaaataccgtcCCAGCAATaagagtttattattattgcgaattaatattataatttataaattaacactaaaattatatttaaattaaattaattaattgggaGAAGTTTTGTTGACGTCTTGTCAACAGGGTTGCCACAGACTAAAAAACCATGTTTTACATTTATCTGACTTATGAAATCCTTATGCTTGGAAGCTGATAAaggtttatagttcggccgttcagagaatgcgttcctgacacctgtcagttagtcacgactagtgatgggcacaacataacactgagttcgttaccgttcctccaaaatgaaccgccaaattattttaagattattttcgttttaaattggcggaatcatttaaatttttattttagttatttaagtggaaaccaaaaaaaggtaatattcatataataaaattgttttatttattctttgttacaaagttacaatttctatgcaataaagtaagtacattgaattgaatgtgcgtacagaatattaatcagactccgattcgcttgaggaggtggtgttttcatcatcatcttcccctacatgtataattatattattatcaataacagaatcaatcctgatatctcggtcaaaatgttccaaaatcaggtttttagtcttCTCAACAACCCTTGCCCAGTCATCTCTTGTGACTTCCCCGCAGGC from Helicoverpa zea isolate HzStark_Cry1AcR chromosome 29, ilHelZeax1.1, whole genome shotgun sequence includes:
- the LOC124644022 gene encoding uncharacterized protein LOC124644022, with product MERIMTRKATARLEEAKLEQTLVELNKYKDLCGVLQRVQDDNEKEVLNILSNNSKLKSEMAELHCQLVNITEERDKLQHIVDQFDRCSDEFDTTLKHNAELKCRFSEAQDTIIRMESTSQKLQTEQTNALFVDLAGYNRTPNSSNLCFVPDCTNSERLRVPIYIKQQILMDYKLYVSPNARVWEEHASVYNWELLTEYQFTTQLAQTHIVEMLDLLRKKTVKIIG